The Candidatus Eisenbacteria bacterium genome includes the window GGGACCGCGGACGATGCTTCCCGCTCCCGACGTGAGGCTCACTGAGGAGGTCCAGTCGTGAAGTTCATGACCATGGTCAAGTCCGCCGAGGGCCAGGGGCCGCCCCCTCCCGCGCTGATGGAAGCGATCGAGAAGCTCGGCCAAGACGCCGCCCGCGATGGAGTGATGGTGACGATGGGCGGCCTTTACCCCAGCGCCGCCGGAGCGCGAGTTCGCGTGGCGAGCGGCAAGCTCCACCTGACCGACGGACCGTTCACGGAGGCCAAGGAGCTGATCGGCGGCTTCGCGATCTTCGAGGTGCCATCGAAGAAAGAAGCGATCGAGTGGACCTATCGCTTCATGGAAGCGCACCAGCGACATTGGCCAGGCTGGGAAGGCGAGACCGAGATCCGGCAGATGTTCTGAAGCGCCACCCCAAGATGGTTCACTCCTACCGCACGAGC containing:
- a CDS encoding YciI family protein, which translates into the protein MTMVKSAEGQGPPPPALMEAIEKLGQDAARDGVMVTMGGLYPSAAGARVRVASGKLHLTDGPFTEAKELIGGFAIFEVPSKKEAIEWTYRFMEAHQRHWPGWEGETEIRQMF